In one Acidibrevibacterium fodinaquatile genomic region, the following are encoded:
- the panB gene encoding 3-methyl-2-oxobutanoate hydroxymethyltransferase, with the protein MSVTGKSKALTVPDIAARKSGIPLTCLTAYTTPVAKLVDPHCDIVLVGDSVGMVLHGLPSTLTVTLEMMILHGKAVRRGLQRALMVVDMPFGSYEESPEQAFRNAACLMAETGCAAVKLEGGENMASTIRFLTARGIPVMAHLGLTPQAINVFGGYRVQGRSEGAARVRNDALMVADAGAFAIVLEKIPEALARQITEDVAIPTIGIGASAACDGQILVVDDMLGLFGDFRPKFVKRYAELGQTAEAAVKVYAQEVRERRFPGSDHVFNDTPALSKE; encoded by the coding sequence ATGAGCGTGACGGGGAAATCCAAAGCTCTTACCGTGCCTGACATCGCCGCACGAAAAAGCGGCATTCCCCTTACCTGCCTGACGGCCTACACAACGCCCGTGGCCAAGCTGGTCGACCCTCATTGTGACATCGTTCTGGTCGGTGACAGCGTTGGCATGGTTCTCCACGGCCTACCGTCGACGCTGACCGTAACGCTGGAGATGATGATCCTGCATGGCAAGGCGGTGCGGCGTGGGCTGCAACGGGCTCTGATGGTCGTCGACATGCCGTTTGGATCCTATGAGGAAAGCCCTGAACAGGCGTTCCGCAACGCCGCCTGCCTGATGGCGGAGACGGGTTGTGCAGCTGTCAAACTGGAGGGAGGTGAAAACATGGCGTCAACCATCCGGTTCCTTACCGCACGCGGTATTCCGGTCATGGCCCATCTCGGTTTGACACCCCAAGCCATAAATGTGTTTGGTGGCTATCGCGTCCAAGGACGCAGCGAAGGGGCCGCACGCGTCCGCAACGATGCTCTCATGGTGGCGGATGCGGGCGCCTTTGCGATTGTGCTGGAGAAAATACCCGAAGCGCTTGCCCGCCAAATCACGGAGGACGTCGCGATCCCAACCATCGGCATTGGTGCCTCGGCGGCCTGCGATGGGCAGATACTCGTCGTCGACGATATGCTCGGCCTGTTCGGCGATTTCCGGCCGAAATTCGTCAAGCGCTACGCAGAGTTGGGGCAAACCGCAGAGGCGGCGGTCAAGGTTTATGCGCAAGAGGTTCGCGAGCGCCGCTTTCCAGGGAGCGACCATGTCTTCAACGACACGCCCGCGCTCTCCAAAGAATGA
- a CDS encoding transposase: protein MTIPTVRTIVWHCAASLPDDTEELKFDYVIRFRGNITVTAERYQVGTVLCVQDKTMKQAWCLAASDGAASAASLKALYGKRWSIECGLRDTKDLRFGMGMGSIHVSTRARRDRLWLIAAFAVMLLTPLGAAGEALGYDRFLKSNTAKRRTHSLFRQGCMLYELLPTMPEPRLLPLVQKFADMLADLPVFAKTFGAV, encoded by the coding sequence ATGACTATTCCGACAGTCCGCACCATCGTGTGGCATTGCGCGGCATCGTTGCCGGATGACACCGAGGAGTTGAAGTTCGACTACGTCATCCGCTTCCGCGGCAACATCACGGTGACCGCCGAACGCTACCAGGTTGGCACCGTACTGTGCGTGCAGGACAAGACCATGAAGCAAGCGTGGTGTCTCGCCGCCAGCGACGGCGCGGCCTCGGCGGCAAGCCTGAAAGCGCTTTATGGCAAGCGCTGGAGCATCGAATGTGGCCTGCGCGATACCAAGGATCTGCGCTTCGGCATGGGCATGGGATCGATCCACGTTAGCACGCGGGCCAGGCGCGACCGGCTGTGGCTGATCGCCGCGTTTGCCGTCATGTTGCTGACCCCCCTCGGGGCCGCCGGGGAAGCGCTCGGCTACGACCGGTTTCTCAAGTCAAACACCGCCAAGCGCCGAACCCATTCGCTGTTCCGCCAGGGCTGCATGCTCTACGAACTCTTACCCACCATGCCAGAGCCTCGTTTGCTCCCACTGGTCCAGAAATTCGCCGATATGCTCGCCGACCTACCCGTTTTCGCCAAGACTTTCGGCGCGGTATGA
- a CDS encoding NUDIX hydrolase: MSYDGAEAMMLSNDGESVRVELIAVVIAVSDFIPRVLTLEGGTVLPAGPFESRHRSLQGGLRIWVEQQTGHPLGYVEQLYTFADRNRSTAKRTISISYLALTRESRPLASATWQDWYDYFPWENQCSPAGRAAAADIAARLRQWAGDDTAREAQVSVCFGSSGLPWNEELVLARYELLYEAGLVAEATRGHGFIPSPVAPGVPMEVDHRRILATAASRLRAKIKYRPVIFELMPESFTLFELQRTVEAIAGQPLHKPNFRRMVESQNLVEETGAMVGSGLRGRPAKLYRFREALRSERASVGTRLPVVRA, translated from the coding sequence ATGAGCTACGACGGCGCCGAGGCTATGATGCTCTCTAATGACGGAGAGAGCGTGCGGGTTGAACTCATCGCAGTGGTTATCGCCGTTTCGGACTTCATTCCGCGCGTGCTCACCCTCGAAGGAGGCACTGTCTTACCCGCCGGTCCGTTCGAGAGCCGTCATCGCTCGCTGCAAGGGGGGTTACGTATCTGGGTTGAGCAGCAGACAGGCCATCCGCTGGGCTATGTTGAACAGCTTTATACTTTCGCGGACCGCAACCGTAGCACCGCTAAGCGCACCATCTCGATCTCCTATCTGGCGCTTACCCGCGAAAGCCGCCCACTTGCCTCTGCCACATGGCAGGATTGGTATGACTATTTCCCTTGGGAAAACCAATGCTCGCCCGCAGGGCGAGCGGCCGCTGCCGACATTGCCGCCCGGCTCCGCCAGTGGGCAGGGGATGATACGGCGCGAGAGGCGCAGGTTTCGGTCTGCTTCGGATCGTCCGGCCTTCCCTGGAACGAGGAACTGGTGCTTGCCCGCTATGAACTTCTTTATGAAGCGGGTCTGGTTGCTGAGGCGACACGTGGTCACGGATTTATCCCGTCACCGGTCGCGCCCGGCGTGCCGATGGAGGTCGATCACCGTCGCATTCTTGCCACAGCCGCCTCCCGGCTTCGCGCCAAGATCAAATATCGGCCGGTGATCTTCGAGTTGATGCCCGAGAGCTTCACGCTGTTCGAACTCCAACGCACGGTCGAGGCGATCGCTGGACAGCCCCTGCACAAGCCTAATTTCCGCCGCATGGTGGAAAGCCAGAACCTGGTTGAGGAGACTGGGGCGATGGTGGGCAGTGGACTGCGCGGCCGGCCGGCCAAACTCTACCGTTTCCGTGAAGCGCTGCGCAGCGAGCGGGCGAGCGTTGGCACGCGGTTGCCGGTGGTGCGCGCTTGA
- a CDS encoding hydantoinase B/oxoprolinase family protein produces MNIDVRINAHDAETRGIVRGGETLKQHRDRLMEATKRTRHYAGLEKMELRDGHPILYNKLFSRLRAGVVNARETAKKIAASPIVEQEGELCFTLYNAAGDSILTSTGIIIHVGTMGAAIKYMIENDWESNPGVRDKDIFCNNDCLIGNVHPCDIHTIVPIFWEGELIGWVGGVTHVIDTGAVGPGSMATGQVQRFGDGYSITCRKVGENDTLFRDWLHESQRMVRTTRYWMLDERTRIAGCHMIRKLVEDVVADEGIEAYWKFAYEAVEHGRLGLKNRIKAMTIPGTYRQVGFVDVPYSHEDVRVPSDFAKLDTIMHSPCEMTIRGDGSWRLDFEGASRWGWHTYNAHQVSFTSGIWVMMTQTLIPSEMINDGAAYGTEFRLPKGTWMNPDDRRVAFSYSWHFLVSAWTALWRGLSRSYFGRGYLEEVNAGNANTSNWLQGGGFNQYDEIHAVNSFECAANGTGATAVSDGLSHAAAIWNPEGDMGDMEIWELAEPLIYLGRQIKASSGGAGKYRGGCGFESLRMVWNAKDWTMFFMGNGHISSDWGLMGGYPAASGYRFAAHKTELKKLIAEGKPLPLGGDTDPENPTWDGLLVDATIKRDKQAITTEEMFADYDLYLNYMRGGPGFGDPLDREPQRVVDDLNSGYLLERFAERVYGVVAGKGADGAWVVDEGATATKRKAIRKERIATSVPTRDWLKRERAKVLGKEGADDHVKQMFAASFKLSPKFLSDFKTFWDLPADWSLTEDELDIPHYGSHYSMDVSELPDVKTVQFVEE; encoded by the coding sequence ATGAATATCGATGTTCGAATCAATGCCCATGATGCCGAGACGCGCGGCATCGTACGCGGCGGAGAGACCCTGAAGCAGCACCGCGACCGCCTGATGGAGGCGACGAAGCGAACCAGGCACTATGCCGGCCTAGAAAAGATGGAGCTGCGCGACGGCCATCCCATCCTGTACAACAAGCTGTTCTCACGACTGCGCGCCGGCGTGGTCAATGCGCGCGAAACCGCGAAGAAGATCGCGGCCTCACCTATCGTAGAACAGGAAGGCGAGCTGTGCTTCACCTTGTACAACGCCGCTGGTGACTCGATCCTCACGTCAACCGGCATTATCATCCATGTTGGAACCATGGGAGCGGCGATCAAGTACATGATCGAGAACGACTGGGAATCCAATCCAGGTGTCCGTGACAAGGATATCTTTTGCAACAACGATTGCCTGATCGGTAATGTCCATCCTTGCGACATTCACACCATTGTGCCCATTTTCTGGGAAGGTGAGCTGATCGGTTGGGTCGGCGGTGTCACTCATGTGATCGATACCGGCGCGGTCGGTCCCGGTTCGATGGCGACCGGCCAGGTACAGCGCTTCGGCGACGGCTACTCGATCACATGCCGCAAGGTCGGCGAAAACGACACGCTGTTCCGCGACTGGCTGCATGAGAGCCAGCGCATGGTGCGCACCACGCGCTACTGGATGCTCGATGAACGCACCCGTATCGCGGGCTGCCATATGATCCGCAAGCTGGTGGAGGATGTGGTCGCCGACGAAGGTATTGAGGCTTACTGGAAGTTCGCCTACGAAGCGGTGGAGCATGGTCGTCTCGGCTTGAAAAATCGTATCAAGGCGATGACCATTCCAGGCACGTACCGCCAGGTCGGATTCGTCGATGTGCCTTATTCCCATGAAGATGTTCGGGTACCATCGGATTTCGCGAAGCTCGACACGATCATGCACTCACCCTGTGAGATGACGATCCGTGGAGACGGCAGCTGGCGGCTCGACTTCGAAGGCGCAAGCCGCTGGGGCTGGCACACCTACAACGCCCACCAGGTCAGCTTCACCTCAGGCATTTGGGTGATGATGACTCAGACGCTAATTCCATCGGAGATGATCAATGATGGAGCTGCCTACGGCACCGAGTTCCGACTGCCCAAAGGTACCTGGATGAACCCAGACGATCGCCGCGTTGCCTTCTCCTACTCATGGCACTTTCTGGTTTCGGCCTGGACGGCGCTGTGGCGCGGGCTCTCTCGCTCCTATTTCGGGCGCGGCTATTTGGAGGAGGTCAATGCGGGTAACGCCAATACCTCGAACTGGCTACAGGGTGGCGGTTTCAACCAGTATGACGAAATTCATGCCGTCAACTCGTTTGAATGTGCCGCCAACGGCACCGGGGCGACCGCCGTCAGCGACGGGCTCAGCCATGCCGCCGCGATCTGGAACCCAGAAGGCGACATGGGCGACATGGAAATCTGGGAACTGGCCGAGCCGCTCATCTATCTCGGCCGCCAGATCAAGGCGAGTTCGGGCGGCGCCGGCAAGTATCGTGGTGGTTGCGGCTTCGAGAGCCTGCGCATGGTGTGGAACGCCAAGGACTGGACCATGTTCTTCATGGGCAACGGGCATATCTCCTCCGACTGGGGGCTGATGGGCGGCTACCCGGCTGCCTCGGGATACCGCTTCGCGGCCCACAAGACGGAGCTCAAGAAGCTCATTGCCGAGGGCAAACCGCTTCCTCTCGGCGGCGATACCGATCCCGAGAATCCCACATGGGACGGTCTCCTTGTGGACGCCACGATCAAGCGTGACAAACAGGCCATTACCACCGAGGAGATGTTCGCCGATTACGACCTCTATCTGAACTACATGCGTGGCGGGCCCGGCTTTGGCGACCCGCTGGACCGCGAGCCGCAGCGCGTGGTCGACGACCTCAACAGCGGCTACCTGCTGGAGCGCTTCGCTGAGCGTGTCTATGGCGTGGTAGCCGGAAAAGGCGCCGATGGAGCTTGGGTAGTCGATGAAGGGGCGACGGCGACGAAGCGCAAGGCGATCCGCAAGGAACGCATTGCCACCTCGGTGCCGACACGGGACTGGCTGAAGCGGGAGCGTGCGAAAGTTCTCGGTAAAGAGGGAGCCGATGACCATGTGAAGCAGATGTTCGCTGCGTCGTTCAAGCTCAGTCCAAAATTCCTTTCCGACTTCAAGACATTCTGGGATCTGCCGGCAGACTGGAGCCTGACCGAGGACGAACTCGACATTCCGCATTACGGCTCGCATTACTCGATGGACGTGTCCGAGTTGCCGGATGTGAAGACCGTGCAGTTCGTCGAGGAATAA
- a CDS encoding hydantoinase/oxoprolinase family protein: MTDTFFVDVNGEFVVGKAQSTPQNESIGLIASSEDGLGNWGLPLTDALKQLQTGVYSGTAMLNRVVQRKGLKCGLIVNRGMEDFHRMGRAVQSHLGYAYEDRIHLNTHRYDPPLVPRNLTRGVVERIDMAGRVVIPLREESARTAARELISADVEGIVISLLHSYKNADHERRVRDIVLEEVAHSGKSIPVFASVDYYPVRKESHRTNTTILEGYAAEPSRQTLKKISDAFKEHGTKFDLRVMATHGGTIAWTAKELARTIVSGPIGGVIGAKYLGEVLGYHNIACSDIGGTSFDVALITQGELTIKNDPDMARLVLSLPLVAMDSVGAGAGSFIRVDPYTNAIKLGPDSAGYRVGVCWKDGGIATATVSDCHMVLGYLNPDNFLGGALKLDRQRSVDAIKTQIADPLGLSVEDAAAGVIELLDADLRNYLRAMISGKGYSPQSFVCFSYGGAGPVHAYGYTEGLGFEDVIVPAWAAGFSAFGCAAADFEYRYDKSLDINLAPDATTGQREQAAKTLQAAWTELTRNVLEEFKLNGYAADRVTLQPGYRMQYRGQLNDLEIESPLPSAETAEDWEKLVGAFNATYGRVYAASARSPELGYSVTGAIMRGTVSIPKPKIPKEPLEDETPPNEAFLGTRKFYRKKCWVDARLYKMEALRPGNRVAGPAIIESDATTFVVPDGFETFLDGHRLFHLKEV, translated from the coding sequence ATGACTGATACGTTCTTTGTCGATGTCAACGGCGAATTCGTGGTCGGCAAGGCACAAAGTACCCCGCAGAACGAAAGCATCGGGCTAATCGCCTCTAGCGAAGACGGCCTCGGAAACTGGGGGCTACCGCTCACCGACGCCCTGAAGCAGCTCCAGACCGGAGTCTATTCCGGCACGGCGATGCTGAATCGCGTCGTGCAGCGCAAGGGCTTGAAGTGCGGCCTGATCGTCAACCGAGGTATGGAAGATTTCCATCGCATGGGTCGAGCCGTGCAATCCCATCTCGGCTATGCCTATGAGGATCGAATCCACCTCAACACCCATCGCTATGATCCGCCGTTGGTGCCGCGCAATCTGACGCGCGGCGTCGTCGAGCGCATCGACATGGCGGGCAGGGTGGTTATCCCGCTGCGCGAGGAGAGCGCCCGCACCGCCGCCCGCGAACTGATCTCCGCCGATGTCGAGGGAATTGTAATCAGCTTGCTGCATTCCTACAAGAATGCCGACCACGAACGTCGCGTACGTGATATCGTACTGGAGGAAGTCGCACATAGCGGCAAGTCCATCCCGGTCTTCGCATCGGTTGACTATTATCCGGTGCGCAAGGAATCGCACCGTACCAACACGACGATCCTGGAGGGTTACGCGGCCGAGCCGTCACGTCAAACCTTGAAGAAGATCTCCGACGCCTTCAAGGAACACGGCACGAAATTCGATTTGCGCGTGATGGCGACGCATGGTGGCACCATCGCCTGGACGGCGAAGGAGCTGGCCCGCACCATCGTCTCCGGCCCGATCGGCGGCGTGATCGGCGCCAAATACCTCGGCGAGGTGCTGGGCTATCACAACATCGCTTGTTCAGACATCGGTGGCACGTCGTTCGACGTGGCGCTGATCACGCAGGGTGAACTGACCATCAAGAACGACCCCGACATGGCTAGGCTGGTGCTGTCCCTGCCGCTGGTCGCGATGGATTCGGTCGGCGCCGGCGCTGGTTCCTTCATCCGAGTCGATCCCTACACCAACGCGATCAAGCTCGGTCCGGACTCGGCTGGCTATCGTGTCGGCGTGTGCTGGAAGGATGGCGGCATCGCGACGGCGACGGTCTCCGACTGCCATATGGTGTTGGGCTATCTGAACCCCGACAACTTCCTTGGCGGCGCGCTGAAGCTCGATCGTCAGCGTTCGGTTGATGCCATCAAGACCCAGATTGCCGACCCGCTCGGCCTCTCAGTTGAGGATGCCGCGGCAGGAGTGATCGAGTTGCTTGACGCCGACCTGCGTAACTATCTGCGCGCGATGATCTCGGGCAAAGGCTACAGCCCGCAGAGTTTCGTGTGCTTTTCCTACGGCGGGGCCGGCCCTGTGCATGCCTACGGCTATACCGAGGGGCTCGGCTTCGAGGATGTCATCGTGCCGGCCTGGGCCGCGGGTTTCTCGGCTTTCGGCTGTGCCGCAGCCGATTTCGAATACCGCTACGACAAATCGCTCGATATCAACCTTGCGCCGGATGCAACGACGGGTCAGCGTGAGCAGGCGGCGAAGACGTTGCAGGCGGCGTGGACAGAACTAACACGCAACGTGCTGGAGGAGTTCAAGCTCAACGGCTACGCCGCCGATCGGGTCACGCTACAGCCCGGCTACCGGATGCAGTACCGGGGCCAGCTCAACGACCTCGAGATCGAATCACCACTGCCGTCTGCGGAAACCGCAGAGGATTGGGAAAAGCTCGTGGGTGCCTTCAACGCCACGTATGGCCGTGTCTATGCCGCATCCGCTCGTTCGCCGGAACTCGGCTACTCGGTTACCGGCGCCATCATGCGCGGCACAGTGTCCATCCCAAAACCGAAAATTCCAAAGGAGCCGCTGGAAGACGAGACCCCTCCCAACGAGGCGTTTCTAGGCACGCGCAAATTCTACCGCAAGAAGTGCTGGGTCGACGCCCGGCTCTACAAGATGGAAGCGCTGCGCCCCGGCAACCGCGTGGCAGGCCCCGCGATCATTGAATCCGACGCGACGACTTTTGTGGTTCCGGACGGATTCGAGACCTTCCTCGATGGCCATCGCCTCTTCCACCTGAAGGAAGTGTAA
- a CDS encoding type II toxin-antitoxin system RelE/ParE family toxin, producing MPRIIVTEGGVRDLERCRHYLRQRSLEAARRAARVIAQRFSQLAIHPALGRPVPDTPELRELIIPFGDAGYVVLYRHEPVDDAVYILAVRHQREAGY from the coding sequence GTGCCACGAATAATCGTCACCGAAGGGGGCGTGCGGGATCTCGAGCGGTGCCGGCACTATTTGCGCCAACGCAGCCTCGAAGCGGCCCGGCGGGCAGCTCGCGTGATCGCGCAGCGGTTCTCACAGCTTGCAATTCATCCCGCGCTCGGCAGACCTGTCCCGGACACCCCGGAGTTGCGCGAACTGATAATACCGTTCGGAGATGCCGGCTATGTCGTGCTCTATCGCCATGAGCCGGTCGATGACGCGGTCTATATCCTCGCGGTCCGCCACCAGCGGGAGGCGGGATACTGA
- the nadA gene encoding quinolinate synthase NadA, which produces MNDAPTTAVALAASKARLASYLHPAEWALIAEDIAAIHDLKRDRRALVLAHNYQTPDIFHGVADVVGDSLALARAAERFSVDVLVVAGVHFMAETAKLLNPDRRVLTPDQEAGCSLAASIGPDDVVALKARYPGLPVVAYVNTSAAVKALADYCCTSANAARVVEAAARDFGSEAVIMLPDRFLAANTARETRIKIIPWAGACEVHERFGPAELTELRERFPGITLLAHPECPEPVVAAADFAGSTAAMAAFLDKHHPSRVALITECGMSDNLAAAHPETEFIRTCNLCPHMKRITLGKIRRALETLSPEVKLDPALITAASRPLQRMLAIG; this is translated from the coding sequence ATGAACGATGCTCCGACCACGGCGGTTGCCCTTGCCGCCAGCAAGGCCCGTCTGGCCTCCTATCTCCACCCCGCCGAATGGGCGCTCATTGCCGAGGACATCGCCGCCATCCATGACCTCAAACGCGATCGCCGCGCCCTCGTCCTCGCTCATAATTACCAAACTCCAGATATTTTCCACGGCGTGGCCGACGTGGTCGGCGACAGCCTCGCTCTCGCCCGCGCCGCGGAGCGCTTTTCCGTCGACGTGCTCGTTGTCGCCGGCGTGCATTTCATGGCTGAAACCGCCAAGCTCCTCAATCCCGATCGCCGCGTCCTCACCCCGGATCAGGAGGCTGGATGTTCGCTTGCCGCAAGCATCGGCCCTGATGATGTTGTTGCTCTCAAGGCGCGATATCCTGGCCTCCCGGTCGTCGCCTATGTCAATACCTCGGCGGCGGTAAAGGCCCTGGCCGATTATTGCTGCACCTCGGCCAACGCGGCGCGCGTGGTTGAGGCTGCTGCGCGCGATTTCGGCTCTGAGGCGGTGATCATGCTCCCTGACCGTTTCCTGGCTGCCAATACCGCGCGCGAGACAAGGATCAAGATCATTCCCTGGGCGGGGGCTTGCGAGGTGCATGAGCGATTTGGCCCCGCCGAGCTTACCGAATTGCGCGAGCGCTTCCCCGGCATCACTCTGCTCGCTCACCCCGAATGCCCCGAACCAGTGGTGGCCGCCGCCGATTTTGCAGGCTCGACTGCGGCGATGGCGGCCTTTCTCGACAAGCACCACCCTTCCCGCGTCGCCCTTATCACCGAATGCGGCATGAGCGACAATCTCGCCGCCGCTCATCCCGAGACCGAATTCATCCGCACCTGCAATCTTTGTCCGCACATGAAGCGGATCACCCTCGGCAAGATCCGCCGCGCGCTGGAGACGTTGAGTCCTGAGGTAAAGCTCGATCCGGCGCTGATCACGGCCGCCAGCCGTCCCCTGCAACGGATGCTCGCCATCGGATGA
- a CDS encoding sigma-54-dependent Fis family transcriptional regulator: MHRQPMIRLAWEKFLANGQLSPGQFLSQTIATSWARSRRAGVNTRQREAPYASEAEVFRLRTQNADLLTAARPAVERSDLFLAEAKSMMVLADTSGFIIETAGDPHVIEDGRRNHLEIGGRWEEDVIGTNAIGTALASIKPVQILGVEHFCEDVQRWVCAASPVRHPIDGQLLGVVDISGPASAFNPQSLALAVALGQEIEASLGRAAKLEHEVLLRHFVSKRSLWLSEDILVVDRRGVVVHATQKARHRMDAQASNTLSQELRQMIGVSLSQSWESNCRRRFPNASLEIVKNNDTDVGCLIVLHQTRSRTTTMARTQSYTEISVGFEQILGESAPIREACERARKLAPNTLPILIEGETGVGKELFARAIKGASPSAKGPFVPMNCGGMARDLIASELFGYAKGAFTGADENGYVGKIEKADGGVLCLDEIGEMPLDLQSYLLRVLEDGVVYRIGDHKARQVNIRILSMTNRDLLAEVEAGRFRRDLYYRIAAARLRIPPLRERHNDLLLLAEHFAAATAARLGRPTPTFNVDALILLRSYHWPGNVRELRNVIDAMVTLNESGRLGVDDLPPEIVAASRVRPQPSASLAGVLPDAGNLKSAERSTILAQLHECRGNVTETARRLGIARSTLYVRLAEYGISYSRTPRRIVRRLGGQAFERPDDGHLRAQHSD, encoded by the coding sequence ATGCATCGGCAGCCCATGATCCGATTGGCTTGGGAGAAATTTCTGGCGAACGGCCAGTTATCTCCCGGTCAGTTTCTATCTCAAACTATTGCCACATCTTGGGCGCGTTCACGGAGAGCCGGCGTCAATACGAGACAACGCGAGGCACCTTACGCTAGCGAGGCCGAGGTCTTTCGGCTTCGAACCCAGAACGCCGATTTGTTGACCGCCGCTCGTCCGGCGGTTGAAAGATCCGATCTTTTCCTTGCAGAAGCCAAGTCTATGATGGTCCTGGCTGACACCAGCGGCTTCATCATAGAAACTGCGGGCGATCCGCATGTCATCGAAGATGGAAGACGCAACCACCTTGAGATCGGTGGTCGCTGGGAAGAAGACGTCATCGGTACCAATGCAATCGGTACCGCTCTTGCGAGTATAAAGCCAGTGCAGATTCTCGGGGTGGAACATTTCTGTGAGGATGTGCAGCGTTGGGTATGTGCCGCCAGCCCAGTGCGCCATCCGATCGATGGCCAACTGCTCGGGGTCGTGGACATCTCTGGACCGGCATCTGCATTCAATCCTCAGAGTTTGGCTCTCGCTGTGGCGCTCGGCCAGGAGATAGAAGCATCGCTCGGTCGGGCCGCTAAGCTCGAGCACGAAGTCCTGCTGCGGCATTTCGTCTCGAAGCGGTCGCTCTGGCTCAGCGAAGATATTCTGGTTGTCGATCGCCGTGGTGTTGTTGTGCATGCTACGCAGAAGGCCCGTCATCGGATGGATGCTCAGGCGTCTAATACCCTTTCTCAAGAACTTCGCCAGATGATCGGCGTCAGCCTGTCGCAAAGCTGGGAGAGCAACTGCCGGCGCCGATTCCCCAATGCCAGCCTAGAGATCGTGAAGAACAACGATACAGATGTCGGATGCCTGATCGTCCTGCACCAGACCCGGAGTAGAACGACTACGATGGCGAGGACCCAATCATATACCGAGATCTCGGTTGGGTTCGAGCAGATCCTGGGCGAGAGTGCGCCGATACGTGAGGCGTGCGAGCGCGCGCGTAAGCTCGCGCCGAATACACTGCCAATTCTGATCGAAGGTGAGACCGGCGTCGGCAAGGAGTTATTCGCCCGCGCGATCAAAGGGGCAAGCCCGTCGGCCAAGGGACCGTTCGTGCCAATGAACTGCGGTGGCATGGCGCGCGACCTGATCGCCAGCGAGTTGTTCGGATATGCCAAGGGTGCGTTCACCGGCGCTGATGAAAATGGCTACGTCGGCAAAATCGAGAAGGCAGATGGCGGCGTGCTATGCCTAGACGAAATCGGTGAGATGCCGCTCGACCTCCAATCCTACCTGTTGCGGGTGCTGGAGGACGGAGTGGTCTACCGCATCGGTGATCACAAAGCCCGTCAAGTTAACATCCGTATTCTGTCGATGACCAACCGCGATCTGCTCGCCGAAGTAGAGGCGGGACGGTTTCGGCGGGATCTCTACTACCGGATCGCGGCAGCGCGCCTCCGGATTCCTCCGTTGCGTGAACGGCACAATGACCTTCTTCTACTGGCGGAGCATTTTGCTGCCGCTACGGCGGCGCGGTTGGGACGACCAACACCGACCTTTAATGTGGATGCGCTTATCTTGCTGCGTAGCTACCACTGGCCTGGCAATGTTCGTGAATTGCGCAATGTTATCGATGCTATGGTGACGCTCAACGAGTCCGGCCGCCTCGGCGTCGACGATCTGCCGCCCGAAATTGTCGCCGCGTCACGGGTCAGGCCGCAGCCGTCTGCCTCCTTGGCAGGAGTATTACCGGACGCCGGTAACCTGAAGTCCGCAGAGCGTTCGACAATTCTGGCCCAGCTGCACGAGTGCCGGGGCAACGTGACGGAAACGGCACGGCGTCTCGGCATTGCGCGTTCGACGCTATATGTGCGGCTTGCCGAATATGGCATATCCTATTCCAGGACACCACGCCGTATCGTCCGCCGTCTGGGCGGTCAAGCGTTCGAACGTCCGGATGACGGACATTTGCGGGCGCAACACAGCGACTGA
- a CDS encoding acetone carboxylase subunit gamma: protein MTYTRAKISDLVDGTIDHDTLHQMLSTPKDPERFVTYLGILQERASWDDRIILPLAPKLFIVQIKTTKQWKVRCDCGHDFCDWRDNWKLHARIHVRDTAAKMEEIYPRLMAPTSTWQVLREYYCPECGTMHDVEAPTPWYPVIHDFEPDIDTFYREWLGIPVPERADAV, encoded by the coding sequence ATGACCTACACACGCGCCAAAATCTCCGATCTCGTCGATGGCACGATTGACCACGACACACTGCACCAGATGCTCTCCACGCCCAAGGATCCCGAGCGGTTCGTGACCTATCTCGGCATCCTGCAGGAGAGGGCGAGTTGGGATGACAGGATCATCCTACCGCTCGCACCGAAACTCTTCATCGTGCAGATCAAGACGACGAAGCAGTGGAAGGTTCGCTGTGACTGCGGTCACGATTTCTGCGACTGGCGGGACAACTGGAAATTGCACGCCCGCATCCATGTGCGCGACACTGCAGCGAAGATGGAGGAGATTTACCCGCGCTTGATGGCGCCGACCTCCACTTGGCAGGTGCTACGTGAATACTACTGCCCCGAATGCGGTACCATGCATGACGTAGAAGCACCCACACCTTGGTATCCCGTGATCCATGATTTTGAGCCAGACATCGATACCTTCTACCGGGAGTGGCTCGGCATACCCGTGCCGGAGCGCGCCGACGCAGTCTGA